In Solanum lycopersicum chromosome 5, SLM_r2.1, the following are encoded in one genomic region:
- the LOC138348659 gene encoding uncharacterized protein produces MAYKKEDFDKLMAKVDRIDHRVKEYLEDTGYEKWSRVHATVVPSSEFIFSIYETERRYIVCLEWKPDALAKTYEISMVPMPDKADWSDPNNVVAESVYPPRYRRSSGRPRKRRRKNANE; encoded by the exons ATGGCATATAAAAAGGAAGATTTTGATAAGTTGATGGCTAAGGTTGATAGAATTGATCACAGGGTTAAGGAGTACCTCGAAGATACAGGTTATGAAAAGTGGTCAAGAGTTCATGCAACA GTTGTTCCATCATCTGAATTTATTTTCTCGATTTATGAAACTGAAAGAAGATACATTGTTTGTCTTGAGTGGAAA CCTGATGCATTGGCCAAAACATATGAAATTTCAATGGTACCAATGCCAGATAAGGCAGATTGGTCAGATCCTAATAATGTGGTAGCTGAAAGTGTGTATCCTCCTAGATACAGAAGATCATCTGGAcgaccaagaaaaagaagaagaaagaatgcaAATGAATAG
- the LOC101252688 gene encoding uncharacterized protein, whose translation MSGVTLATGREETTSSTREPKRQQGGVGVMGSLRVIELQLVAFIMVFSASGLVPLLDLIFPALASAYLLLLSRFAFPSLGTTSSSSNETLFQGSRLFRLYMVAGTSIGLFLPLAYVLGGFARGDQHAVRSATPHLFLLSFQILTENIISGLSLFSPPIRALVPLLYTVRRIFVLIDWIQDVWINKTLPPNAQVKDVTWYWFGKGLAVANLAYFSINLFGFLIPQFLPRAFERYFRERSEVNSKLAEDKHSQAINRTKHADKKAE comes from the exons ATGTCAGGTGTAACGCTAGCTACGGGTCGAGAAGAGACAACATCTTCAACAAGAGAGCCTAAGCGACAACAAGGTGGTGTGGGTGTAATGGGATCACTACGAGTAATTGAGTTACAATTAGTAGCTTTCATTATGGTTTTCTCAGCTAGTGGTCTTGTACCATTACTTGATTTGATTTTCCCAGCTTTAGCATCCGCGTATCTTTTGCTTCTTTCGCGATTTGCGTTTCCATCACTTGGTACAACTAGTTCTAGTTCCAACGAAACACTATTTCAGGGAAGCCGGTTATTTCGTCTTTATATGGTTGCTGGTACTAGTATTGGATTGTTTTTGCCATTGGCATATGTTTTGGGTGGATTTGCTAGGGGTGATCAGCATGCGGTTCGCTCTGCTACTCCtcatttgtttttactttctttcCAAATTCTAACTGAGAATATTATAAGTGGACTGTCCCTGTTTTCTCCGCCGATTAGAGCACTTGTTCCCCTGCTTTATACAGTTAGAAGGATCTTTGTTTTAATTGATTGGATACAAGATGTGTGGATCAACAAGACTTTGCCCCCAAATGCACAAGTCAAG GATGTTACATGGTACTGGTTTGGGAAGGGATTGGCAGTGGCTAATCTGGCGTATTTTTCGATCAATCTGTTTGGTTTCTTGATTCCGCAATTTCTTCCACGAGCTTTCGAGAGGTACTTCAGGGAGAGGAGTGAGGTGAACTCGAAGTTGGCTGAAGATAAGCACTCACAAGCTATCAACAGAACAAAACACGCAGACAAAAAGGCAGAGTAA